One stretch of Pandoraea oxalativorans DNA includes these proteins:
- a CDS encoding ABC transporter permease yields the protein MIEFLTHNWHRILTLTGQHAWLVAASVGAAIVVGVPLGVLVTRFRWLSGAVLGLATVVLTIPSIALFGVMIPALSVYGMGIGPAPAVAAVFLYSLLPIMRNTSLALRQIDPSIREAGIGIGMTFWQRLRLVELPLAVPVVLGGVRTAVVMNIGVMAIGAIVGAGGLGVLITQGISQSDTRQLVVGAVMVSLLAIVADTLLHRLQRVLTPKGIRTV from the coding sequence ATGATTGAATTTTTGACGCACAACTGGCACCGCATTCTGACCCTGACCGGTCAGCATGCGTGGCTGGTGGCCGCCTCGGTGGGCGCAGCCATTGTGGTCGGCGTGCCACTCGGCGTGCTGGTCACGCGATTTCGCTGGCTGTCCGGCGCCGTGCTGGGTCTGGCGACGGTCGTGCTCACGATCCCGTCGATTGCCCTGTTCGGCGTGATGATCCCCGCATTGTCCGTCTACGGCATGGGGATCGGCCCTGCGCCGGCGGTGGCCGCCGTCTTCCTGTATTCGCTGCTGCCGATCATGCGCAACACCAGCCTCGCGCTGCGTCAGATCGATCCTAGCATTCGGGAAGCGGGGATCGGCATCGGTATGACGTTCTGGCAGCGTCTGCGCCTGGTCGAACTGCCGCTGGCCGTGCCGGTGGTGCTGGGTGGCGTGCGCACTGCCGTCGTGATGAATATTGGCGTGATGGCCATTGGCGCCATCGTCGGGGCCGGCGGTCTCGGGGTGTTGATCACCCAGGGCATCAGCCAGAGCGATACCCGGCAGCTTGTCGTGGGTGCGGTCATGGTGAGTTTGCTTGCCATCGTCGCCGACACCCTGTTGCACCGCCTGCAGCGCGTGCTGACACCGAAAGGAATCCGAACCGTATGA
- a CDS encoding glycine betaine ABC transporter substrate-binding protein: MQVSFSRTLAARALRLLSVVAVTLGVMATTATAQAATLTIGGKNFTEQLILSEMTAQYLRSKGYDVELKNGLGSVVMRQGMESNQLDVVWEYTGTSLIVYNKVTEKLDPQQTYERVRELDGKIGLVWLNPAALNNTYAFAMPGKMAREEGIETVSQLIEKFRANPDMQFAFDMEFVGRSDGLEPMEQLYDFHLARRNIKQMDPGLVYTALKNEQIDAGLVYTSDGRNKGFDLKVLADDKGFFPAYAATPVVRKEVLDANPKLADELNVLSAKINDENMRDMNAKVDIDHRAVSRVASDFLKQEGLVQ, from the coding sequence ATGCAAGTTTCTTTTTCTCGTACGCTCGCGGCGCGCGCGCTTCGTCTTCTGAGCGTTGTTGCCGTCACGCTGGGCGTCATGGCGACGACCGCTACCGCGCAGGCCGCCACCCTCACCATCGGCGGCAAGAATTTCACCGAACAGCTGATTCTCTCGGAGATGACGGCGCAGTACCTGCGCAGCAAAGGGTATGACGTCGAACTGAAGAACGGGCTCGGCAGTGTCGTGATGCGTCAGGGCATGGAGAGCAATCAGCTCGACGTGGTCTGGGAGTACACCGGCACCTCGCTCATCGTCTACAACAAGGTCACCGAGAAGCTCGATCCGCAACAGACTTACGAGCGGGTCAGGGAACTCGACGGCAAGATCGGCCTCGTCTGGCTGAATCCGGCCGCGCTGAACAACACGTATGCGTTCGCCATGCCGGGCAAGATGGCGCGTGAAGAAGGCATCGAGACGGTATCGCAGCTCATCGAAAAGTTCCGTGCGAATCCGGACATGCAGTTCGCGTTCGACATGGAGTTCGTCGGTCGCTCGGACGGGCTTGAACCGATGGAGCAGCTCTACGATTTCCATCTTGCACGGCGCAACATCAAGCAAATGGACCCGGGCCTCGTCTACACCGCGTTGAAGAACGAACAGATCGACGCCGGTCTCGTCTACACCAGCGATGGCCGCAACAAGGGTTTCGATCTGAAGGTGCTGGCCGACGACAAGGGCTTCTTCCCGGCTTACGCGGCCACGCCCGTAGTGCGCAAGGAAGTGCTCGATGCGAACCCGAAGCTCGCCGATGAACTCAACGTGCTCAGCGCGAAGATCAACGACGAAAACATGCGCGACATGAACGCCAAGGTCGATATCGACCATCGTGCGGTGTCGCGTGTGGCGAGCGACTTCCTCAAGCAGGAAGGATTGGTGCAGTAA
- a CDS encoding ABC transporter permease translates to MNVAKQYRILYLAGFGLLGVAAAVTGLVYWLGVDSLVKYRGDLVYYTQQHLKLVAISMTLAILVGVPAGVLISRPMFAKHAERAVQIFNIGNTLPSLAVLALSMAVLGIGDRPAILALWLASLLPIVRNAYEGLRQVPPALRESARGMGMTPAQVLFRVDLPNAMPVIIGGVRTALAINVGTAPLAFLIGADSLGQLIFPGIYLNDQTKLLLGAAGTALLALVLDGIVAFASGLWFARHGTPAR, encoded by the coding sequence ATGAACGTGGCGAAGCAGTATCGCATTCTCTATCTGGCCGGTTTCGGACTGCTCGGTGTTGCCGCCGCAGTCACTGGTCTGGTGTATTGGCTGGGCGTGGATTCGCTCGTCAAGTACCGGGGCGACCTGGTGTACTACACCCAGCAGCACCTCAAGCTCGTGGCGATCTCGATGACGTTGGCCATTCTGGTCGGCGTGCCTGCGGGTGTGCTGATCTCGCGTCCGATGTTCGCGAAACATGCCGAGCGCGCGGTGCAGATCTTCAATATCGGCAACACGCTGCCGTCGCTCGCCGTGCTGGCGTTGTCGATGGCGGTACTCGGCATCGGCGACCGCCCGGCCATTCTGGCGCTGTGGCTGGCTTCGCTGCTGCCCATCGTGCGCAACGCGTACGAAGGCCTTCGGCAGGTGCCGCCCGCATTGCGGGAGTCGGCGCGCGGCATGGGCATGACGCCGGCGCAAGTGCTGTTTCGCGTCGATCTGCCCAACGCTATGCCGGTCATCATCGGCGGCGTTCGCACCGCGCTCGCGATCAACGTCGGCACTGCGCCCCTCGCTTTCCTGATCGGCGCGGACAGTCTGGGACAACTGATCTTCCCCGGCATTTATCTGAACGACCAGACCAAGCTGCTGCTCGGCGCGGCCGGCACTGCGCTGCTCGCGCTGGTGCTCGACGGCATCGTCGCCTTCGCCAGCGGGCTCTGGTTCGCGCGACACGGCACGCCGGCGCGCTGA
- a CDS encoding GGDEF domain-containing protein produces MKSTISRTEQGNRVAATTILAACAALTLAGFLARALEGAVNPLLTFFLVSAGGILNLSTACLLGVQYLYNGKRYFAQFGCAFLLRGLFMFTEGVLLANQLAGISAHVTRAPFWLWLVAEASFAAYVMLSVRSFSRTRTDPHTRPGYSEAARYGATVLIIWVTVSLSIVGAGHTLVTPHLTGGVDIETIALAALFVAYIALWWRIAAVTRLSHKLFLLVWVVVSISLCQLLLSLTAPSEASYQWYAARLLALASPGVATLALVWEITRQYQSLALTNTDLVEKVFIDPLTHIYNRRYFDNRIRLVAERVQQRAIPLSVLLIDIDFFKQVNDRYGHPFGDAVLQRIATTIQHCIRLPSDFAVRLGGEEFAVVLPEIDQHAALRVADRIRESVKRASTDLLPQAARDDGEAITISVGIASWQPGEPLVISAMLDQADKALYQAKHKGRDQSVMGQMAA; encoded by the coding sequence ATGAAAAGTACCATCAGCCGTACCGAACAGGGCAATCGCGTCGCCGCGACCACCATTTTGGCCGCGTGCGCCGCACTCACGCTTGCCGGATTCCTCGCGCGCGCACTCGAAGGTGCAGTCAATCCTTTGCTGACCTTCTTTCTCGTCTCGGCAGGCGGCATTCTCAATCTGTCGACGGCGTGTCTGCTGGGCGTTCAATATCTCTACAACGGCAAGCGCTACTTTGCGCAGTTCGGATGCGCGTTTCTGCTGCGCGGACTGTTCATGTTTACCGAAGGCGTGTTGCTCGCGAATCAGCTTGCCGGCATCTCGGCACACGTCACTCGCGCGCCCTTCTGGCTCTGGCTCGTCGCCGAAGCGAGCTTCGCCGCGTACGTGATGCTCAGCGTGCGCAGTTTCTCGCGCACGCGCACGGATCCGCACACGCGCCCCGGCTACTCCGAAGCGGCGCGTTACGGCGCGACGGTCCTCATCATCTGGGTGACGGTTTCATTGTCGATCGTGGGCGCGGGACACACACTCGTCACGCCACATCTGACCGGCGGCGTCGACATCGAGACGATTGCGCTCGCCGCGCTCTTCGTCGCCTACATCGCCCTGTGGTGGCGTATCGCGGCCGTCACGCGCCTGTCGCATAAGCTGTTCCTGCTCGTGTGGGTTGTGGTCTCGATCTCGCTGTGCCAGTTGCTGCTCTCGCTCACGGCGCCGAGCGAAGCGTCGTACCAGTGGTATGCGGCGCGTCTGCTTGCACTAGCCTCGCCGGGTGTCGCGACGCTCGCCCTCGTGTGGGAAATCACACGGCAGTACCAATCGCTCGCGCTCACCAATACGGATCTGGTCGAGAAGGTTTTCATCGATCCGCTCACCCACATCTATAACCGCCGCTATTTCGACAACCGCATCCGGCTTGTCGCCGAACGCGTGCAACAGCGCGCGATTCCGCTGTCCGTGCTGCTGATCGACATCGATTTCTTCAAGCAGGTCAACGACCGCTACGGACACCCGTTCGGCGACGCCGTCCTGCAACGCATCGCCACGACCATCCAGCATTGCATCCGGCTGCCGAGCGACTTTGCGGTCCGTCTGGGAGGCGAGGAATTTGCGGTGGTCTTGCCCGAGATCGACCAGCACGCCGCGTTACGCGTGGCCGACCGGATTCGCGAATCCGTCAAGCGCGCGAGTACGGATCTGCTGCCGCAAGCGGCGCGCGACGACGGCGAGGCGATCACGATCAGCGTCGGCATTGCCTCATGGCAACCGGGCGAACCGCTCGTGATCAGCGCGATGCTCGATCAGGCGGACAAGGCGCTCTATCAGGCGAAACACAAGGGGCGGGATCAGAGCGTGATGGGGCAGATGGCAGCGTGA
- a CDS encoding VOC family protein, translating into MKIPFVALDHVVLRTSDVARLQHFYIEVLGCTLEKVQDDIGLVQLRAGDALIDLVDVAGKIGRQGGVAPGPEGHNLDHFCLRVEPFDVDAIRKGLASHGVTLGDVMQRYGAHGEGPSCYLSDPDGNTVELKGPATSPPVGGH; encoded by the coding sequence ATGAAGATTCCGTTCGTCGCGCTCGATCACGTGGTGTTGCGGACCAGCGACGTGGCACGCTTGCAGCACTTCTACATCGAGGTGCTGGGCTGCACGCTGGAGAAGGTGCAGGATGACATCGGACTCGTACAGCTGCGTGCGGGCGACGCGTTGATCGACCTGGTCGACGTCGCTGGGAAGATCGGCCGGCAGGGCGGTGTCGCACCCGGTCCCGAAGGACACAATCTCGATCACTTTTGTCTGCGCGTCGAACCGTTCGATGTCGATGCCATTCGCAAAGGACTGGCGTCGCACGGCGTGACCCTGGGCGACGTGATGCAACGCTATGGTGCGCATGGGGAAGGGCCGTCCTGCTATCTCAGCGATCCGGACGGCAACACCGTGGAGCTCAAGGGACCCGCGACGTCGCCACCGGTCGGCGGGCACTGA
- a CDS encoding SpoVR family protein, with the protein MAYISTGSEWTFELIQRYEHEIARIAAGFKLDTYPNQIEIITAEQMLDAYATVGLPIGYHHWSYGKHFLSSERGYKRGQMGLAYEIVINSNPCIAYLMEENSMTMQALTIAHASYGHNSFFKGNYLFRTWTSADAIVDYLLFARNYITECEQRYGEQSVELLLDSCHALMNYGVDRYKRPKRLSLAQEQARQKERENYLQMQINDLWRTLPNHALHDDDEDDGLDPTESDEPPFPGEPQENLLYFFEKNAPKLAPWQREIVRIVRKLAQYFYPQRQTKVMNEGWATFWHYTILQQLYKEKLVNDAFMMEFLHAHTNVVYQPSFDSPYYSGLNPYALGFAMFQDIRRMCEEPTEEDRLWAPDIAGSDWLTTLDFAMRNFKDESFIQQFLSPKVIRDLKLFSVLDDDRDSRLRVTAIHNDSGYREIREMLAQQYNLSQLEPNIQVAHVDLHGDRSLTLRHVQSERKPLDDSFEEVLKHVARLWGFTVRLETVFEDGRSEMTHETKVEKRRRYALSA; encoded by the coding sequence ATGGCGTATATATCCACCGGGTCGGAATGGACATTCGAACTGATTCAGCGATACGAGCACGAGATCGCGCGTATCGCCGCAGGCTTCAAGCTCGACACGTACCCGAATCAGATCGAGATCATTACCGCCGAGCAGATGCTCGATGCCTATGCGACCGTGGGCTTGCCCATCGGCTATCACCACTGGTCGTATGGCAAGCATTTCCTGTCGTCCGAGCGCGGCTACAAACGCGGACAGATGGGACTGGCGTACGAGATCGTCATCAATTCGAATCCCTGCATCGCGTATCTGATGGAGGAGAACAGCATGACCATGCAGGCGCTGACCATCGCGCATGCCAGCTACGGTCATAATTCGTTCTTCAAGGGTAATTACCTCTTTCGCACGTGGACCAGCGCCGACGCCATCGTCGATTACCTGCTGTTCGCGCGCAACTACATCACCGAGTGCGAACAGCGCTACGGCGAACAGTCCGTGGAGTTGCTCCTCGACTCGTGCCACGCCTTGATGAACTACGGCGTGGACCGGTACAAGCGACCGAAACGTCTGTCGCTCGCGCAGGAGCAGGCGCGGCAAAAGGAGCGCGAGAACTATCTGCAAATGCAGATCAACGATCTGTGGCGCACGCTGCCCAATCACGCGCTGCACGACGACGATGAAGACGACGGCCTCGATCCCACCGAATCGGACGAGCCGCCATTCCCCGGCGAACCTCAGGAAAACCTGCTGTATTTCTTCGAGAAGAATGCGCCGAAACTGGCGCCCTGGCAGCGGGAGATCGTGCGCATCGTGCGCAAGCTCGCGCAGTACTTCTATCCGCAGCGTCAGACGAAAGTCATGAACGAAGGCTGGGCGACGTTCTGGCATTACACGATCCTTCAGCAGCTCTACAAGGAAAAGCTCGTCAACGACGCCTTCATGATGGAGTTCCTGCACGCGCATACGAACGTCGTCTATCAGCCCTCGTTCGACAGCCCGTACTACAGCGGTCTGAATCCGTATGCGCTGGGCTTCGCGATGTTCCAGGACATCCGTCGCATGTGCGAAGAGCCGACCGAAGAGGACCGTCTGTGGGCGCCGGATATCGCGGGCTCCGACTGGCTGACGACGCTCGACTTCGCCATGCGCAACTTCAAGGACGAGAGCTTCATCCAGCAGTTCCTCTCGCCCAAGGTGATTCGCGATCTGAAGTTGTTCTCCGTGCTCGACGACGATCGTGACAGCCGCTTGCGCGTGACGGCTATCCACAACGATTCGGGCTATCGCGAGATTCGCGAGATGCTGGCGCAGCAGTACAACCTCAGTCAGCTCGAACCGAATATTCAGGTGGCGCACGTCGATCTGCACGGCGACCGGTCGCTGACGTTGCGGCACGTGCAAAGCGAACGCAAACCGCTCGACGACAGTTTCGAAGAGGTGCTCAAGCACGTGGCGCGTCTGTGGGGCTTTACCGTGCGGCTGGAGACGGTGTTCGAAGACGGCCGCAGCGAAATGACGCACGAGACGAAGGTCGAGAAGCGACGGCGCTACGCGCTGAGCGCCTGA
- a CDS encoding YeaH/YhbH family protein: protein MSAIIDRRQNGKNKSAINQQRFIKRYRDQIRRAVAKAVSGRKITDIDGSGQVSIPVKDISEPLFHHGPGGRREMIHPGNREFVVGDNFERPPSGAGGGGSRASDSGEGEDDFVFNLSREEFLKFFFEDMALPDLAKRRLAQIPEFRKVRAGYSIDGTPSNLNVIRTMRSSLGRRIALTAPYRKQLRELEAEYADIVSREGDTSPRALALAHEITHLRTRVEAIPYIEKLDLRYSNRVMQPRPQAQAVMFCLMDVSGSMDQSRKDLAKRFFMLLYLFLRHNYERIDLVLIRHHTTAKEVNEDDFFYARESGGTVVSSALKLMNEVIADRYSPSDWNIYGAQVSDGDNWDGDSPICRDILMQSIMPAVQYFAYVEVASAEPQNLWNEYLSVKQQHSNFAMQRIMEAAEIYPVLHDLFKKKAA, encoded by the coding sequence ATGTCAGCAATCATCGACAGACGGCAAAACGGCAAGAACAAAAGCGCCATCAATCAGCAGCGTTTCATCAAACGCTATCGCGATCAGATTCGTCGTGCGGTTGCGAAAGCGGTGTCTGGGCGCAAGATCACCGATATCGATGGCAGCGGACAGGTCTCGATCCCGGTCAAGGACATTTCGGAGCCGTTGTTTCACCACGGACCCGGCGGGCGGCGGGAGATGATTCATCCCGGCAACCGCGAGTTCGTGGTGGGCGACAACTTCGAGCGTCCGCCATCGGGCGCAGGGGGCGGCGGCAGCCGCGCCAGCGACTCGGGAGAGGGGGAGGACGATTTCGTCTTCAACCTCTCGCGAGAGGAGTTCCTGAAATTCTTCTTCGAGGACATGGCGCTGCCGGATCTCGCGAAACGTCGGCTTGCGCAGATTCCGGAGTTTCGCAAGGTGCGTGCGGGCTATTCCATCGACGGTACGCCGTCGAACCTCAACGTCATTCGCACGATGCGCAGCTCGCTGGGCCGACGCATCGCACTCACCGCGCCGTATCGCAAGCAGCTGCGTGAACTCGAAGCCGAGTACGCGGACATCGTCTCGCGCGAGGGGGATACGTCGCCCCGGGCCCTGGCGCTCGCGCACGAAATCACGCATCTCCGTACGCGCGTCGAGGCGATTCCTTACATCGAAAAACTCGATCTGCGGTATTCGAACCGGGTCATGCAGCCGCGCCCGCAAGCGCAGGCCGTCATGTTCTGTCTGATGGACGTCTCCGGCTCGATGGACCAGAGCCGCAAGGACCTCGCCAAGCGCTTCTTCATGCTGCTGTATCTCTTCTTGCGGCACAACTACGAGCGCATCGATCTCGTGCTCATCCGTCACCACACCACGGCGAAGGAAGTGAACGAGGACGATTTCTTCTACGCGCGCGAGTCGGGCGGGACGGTGGTGTCCAGCGCACTCAAGCTGATGAACGAGGTCATCGCGGACCGGTATTCGCCGAGTGACTGGAACATCTACGGTGCACAGGTCTCCGACGGCGATAACTGGGACGGCGACTCGCCCATCTGCCGCGACATCCTGATGCAGTCGATCATGCCGGCCGTGCAGTACTTCGCCTACGTGGAGGTGGCGAGCGCCGAGCCGCAGAACCTGTGGAACGAGTACCTGTCGGTCAAGCAGCAGCACTCGAACTTCGCGATGCAACGCATCATGGAGGCGGCCGAAATCTATCCGGTGCTGCACGACTTGTTCAAGAAGAAGGCGGCCTGA
- a CDS encoding PrkA family serine protein kinase: MDIFSHYTTRFEARREEEYSIQEYLEICKKDSTAYATAAERMLRAIGEPELIDTHHDPRLSRLFSNKIIKIYPAFRDFYGMEDTIEQIVSFFKHAAQGLEERKQILYLLGPPGGGKSSLAEKLKVLMEDVPIYCLKGSPVHESPLGLFSSEEDGKILEEDFGIPVRYLNTIPSPWATKRLNEFNGDITKFRVVKVRPSVLQQIAIAKTEPGDENNQDISSLVGKVDIRKLEEFPQDDPDAYSYSGGLCLANRGLLEFVEMFKAPIKVLHPLLTATQEGNYKGTEGFGAIPFDGIVLAHSNEAEWQSFKGNRNNEAFLDRIYIVKVPYCLRVTDEVKIYEKLVKNSSLANAPRAPNVLKMLAQFAVLTRLKEPENSNIFSKVRVYDGENLKDIDPKAKSYQEYRDYAGVDEGMTGMSTRFAFKVLSKVFNFDNTEVAANPVHMLYVLEQQIEREQYAGEVEKRYLAYIKEYLTAPFVEFIGKEIQTAYLESYSEYGQNIFDRYVNFADLWIQDQEYRDPNTGEILDRTALNDELEKVEKPAGITNPKDFRNEIVNFVLRARANNAGKNPLWTSYEKLRAVIEKRMFSTTEDLLPVISFNAKSSKEDQEKHANFVNRMVEKGYTPKQVRLLVEWYLRVRKSS, from the coding sequence ATGGATATTTTCAGCCACTACACGACACGTTTCGAAGCACGCAGGGAAGAGGAGTACAGCATCCAGGAATATCTGGAGATTTGTAAGAAGGACTCGACTGCGTATGCGACGGCAGCCGAGCGGATGTTGCGCGCCATCGGTGAGCCGGAGCTTATCGATACGCATCACGACCCGCGACTCTCGCGGTTGTTCTCCAACAAGATCATCAAGATCTATCCGGCCTTCCGTGACTTCTACGGCATGGAAGATACGATCGAGCAAATCGTCTCGTTCTTCAAACACGCGGCGCAGGGCCTCGAAGAGCGCAAACAGATTCTGTATCTGCTCGGGCCTCCGGGCGGCGGCAAGTCGTCGCTGGCCGAGAAACTGAAGGTGTTGATGGAGGATGTCCCCATCTACTGCCTGAAGGGATCGCCGGTGCACGAGTCGCCTCTGGGCCTGTTCTCCTCAGAGGAAGACGGCAAAATTCTCGAAGAGGACTTCGGCATTCCGGTGCGGTATCTCAATACGATTCCGTCGCCGTGGGCCACCAAGCGTCTTAACGAATTCAACGGCGACATCACCAAGTTCCGTGTCGTGAAGGTGCGGCCGTCGGTGTTGCAGCAGATCGCGATTGCGAAGACCGAGCCGGGCGACGAAAACAACCAGGACATCTCGTCGCTGGTCGGTAAGGTCGACATCCGTAAGCTCGAAGAATTTCCGCAGGACGATCCGGACGCTTACTCATACTCCGGCGGTCTGTGCCTGGCCAACCGCGGCCTGCTCGAATTCGTCGAAATGTTCAAGGCGCCGATCAAGGTGCTCCACCCGCTGCTGACTGCCACGCAGGAGGGCAATTACAAGGGTACGGAAGGGTTCGGTGCAATTCCGTTCGACGGGATCGTGCTTGCTCACTCGAACGAAGCGGAGTGGCAGAGCTTCAAGGGCAACCGCAACAACGAAGCTTTCCTCGACCGTATCTATATCGTGAAGGTGCCGTACTGCCTGCGCGTGACCGACGAGGTGAAGATTTACGAGAAGCTCGTAAAGAACAGCTCGCTTGCGAACGCCCCGCGCGCGCCGAACGTGCTCAAGATGCTCGCCCAGTTCGCGGTGCTCACGCGTCTGAAAGAGCCCGAGAATTCCAACATCTTCTCCAAGGTTCGTGTCTACGACGGTGAGAACCTCAAGGACATCGACCCGAAGGCCAAGTCGTATCAGGAATACCGCGACTACGCCGGGGTGGACGAAGGGATGACGGGCATGTCCACGCGTTTCGCCTTCAAGGTGCTCTCGAAGGTCTTCAATTTCGACAACACGGAAGTCGCTGCGAACCCGGTGCACATGCTGTACGTGCTCGAACAACAGATCGAGCGCGAGCAGTATGCGGGCGAAGTGGAGAAGCGCTATCTCGCCTACATCAAGGAATATCTGACGGCACCGTTCGTCGAGTTCATCGGCAAGGAGATTCAGACCGCGTACCTGGAGTCGTACTCGGAGTACGGTCAGAACATCTTCGATCGCTACGTGAACTTTGCGGACCTGTGGATTCAGGATCAGGAGTATCGCGATCCGAACACCGGCGAAATTCTCGACCGCACCGCGCTCAACGACGAACTGGAGAAAGTCGAAAAGCCGGCCGGAATTACCAATCCGAAGGACTTCCGCAACGAGATCGTCAACTTCGTACTGCGGGCGCGCGCTAACAACGCAGGCAAGAATCCGCTCTGGACGAGTTACGAAAAGCTGCGCGCGGTGATCGAGAAACGCATGTTCTCGACGACCGAGGATCTGCTGCCGGTGATCTCGTTCAATGCGAAGTCGTCCAAGGAGGATCAGGAAAAGCACGCCAACTTCGTCAACCGGATGGTGGAAAAGGGCTATACCCCGAAGCAGGTTCGCCTGCTTGTGGAATGGTATCTGCGCGTGCGCAAATCCTCGTAG
- a CDS encoding metal ABC transporter ATP-binding protein, whose amino-acid sequence MIGCQNLSVRFGPNVALEDVSAAFASGVLSAVVGPNGGGKTTLLRALAGLQKATTGKIVSDGPVAYLSQRPETDHRFPMCVEEYVLTGTWRRTGDARRLGRDEFDRALDALARVGLADKRTQALEALSGGQWQRARFARLIVEDAPIVLLDEPLTGIDVPSAELLLALLDQWRNEGRTVVTVLHDLPLVLERFAHVAVMAGRLVTSGTPASCLQGGFPSTDGAGGGVHPGLSAAGGYTAFAATPPSITAAPAPFPGGRR is encoded by the coding sequence GTGATCGGTTGCCAGAATCTCTCGGTCCGGTTCGGACCGAACGTCGCGCTGGAAGACGTGAGCGCCGCCTTCGCGTCCGGCGTGCTGTCCGCAGTCGTCGGCCCCAACGGCGGCGGCAAAACCACTTTGCTGCGCGCGCTTGCCGGTCTGCAAAAGGCCACGACGGGCAAGATCGTCAGCGACGGCCCGGTGGCCTACCTGTCGCAACGCCCAGAGACCGATCATCGTTTTCCGATGTGCGTCGAAGAATACGTGCTGACCGGTACGTGGCGTCGCACGGGCGATGCCCGTCGTCTCGGCCGCGACGAGTTCGACCGCGCCCTCGACGCCCTCGCCCGCGTGGGGCTCGCCGACAAGCGCACACAAGCGCTGGAAGCCTTGTCCGGCGGACAATGGCAGCGCGCCCGCTTCGCGCGCCTGATCGTCGAAGACGCCCCGATTGTTTTATTGGACGAACCGCTGACCGGCATCGATGTGCCGTCGGCGGAACTGTTGCTGGCATTGCTGGATCAATGGCGCAACGAGGGACGCACCGTTGTGACCGTGCTACACGATTTGCCGTTGGTGCTCGAACGCTTCGCCCACGTGGCCGTGATGGCCGGACGTCTGGTGACGTCGGGCACGCCGGCGTCCTGCCTTCAGGGCGGGTTCCCGTCGACAGACGGCGCGGGCGGTGGCGTCCATCCGGGCCTGTCCGCAGCAGGCGGCTATACCGCGTTTGCCGCGACGCCGCCGTCGATCACGGCTGCGCCGGCCCCCTTCCCCGGAGGCCGTCGGTGA
- a CDS encoding metal ABC transporter permease has product MSALLDLVIGPFAEFDFMRHALVGSLALSLGCTPVGVFLLLRRMSLMGDSLSHAVLPGAAVGYLIGGLSLPWMAGGGMIAGLLVALLAGLSSRRTRLDEGASFAGFYLLALAGGVVIVSKWGNSVDLMNLLFGSVLAVDDPSLILVAAITTVTLLWFGWHYRGLVLDSADPTFLGQGQGKSVMRYHLGFTVLTVMNLVSGFQAMGTLMAVGLMMLPAATARLVSRTLPGMLLTAWLVASASSVIGLLLSYYLACPSGPAIVLTAGVAYLGALLVSPGGAGTARASAL; this is encoded by the coding sequence GTGAGCGCGCTGCTCGATCTCGTCATTGGCCCGTTCGCGGAATTCGACTTCATGCGCCACGCGCTGGTCGGCAGTCTGGCCCTGTCGCTGGGTTGCACGCCCGTGGGTGTATTTTTGCTGCTGCGCCGCATGAGCCTGATGGGCGATTCGCTGTCGCATGCGGTGCTGCCGGGCGCGGCGGTCGGCTATCTGATCGGTGGGTTGTCGCTGCCGTGGATGGCGGGCGGTGGCATGATCGCAGGTCTGCTCGTGGCATTGCTCGCCGGTCTGTCGAGCCGCCGTACACGGCTGGATGAAGGCGCGTCGTTCGCGGGCTTCTATTTGCTGGCGCTCGCGGGCGGTGTGGTCATCGTGTCGAAGTGGGGCAACAGCGTCGATCTGATGAATCTGCTGTTCGGCTCGGTGCTGGCGGTGGACGACCCGTCGCTGATACTCGTGGCGGCCATCACGACCGTCACGCTGCTGTGGTTTGGCTGGCACTATCGCGGTCTGGTGCTCGACAGCGCGGATCCGACTTTTCTCGGCCAGGGTCAGGGCAAGAGCGTGATGCGCTACCACCTGGGCTTTACCGTGCTGACGGTCATGAACCTCGTTTCCGGTTTCCAGGCGATGGGCACGCTCATGGCCGTGGGACTGATGATGCTGCCGGCGGCCACCGCCCGGCTCGTCTCGCGCACGCTCCCCGGCATGCTGCTCACCGCGTGGCTGGTCGCCAGCGCGTCGAGCGTGATCGGGTTGCTGCTTTCGTACTATCTGGCTTGCCCCTCCGGGCCGGCCATCGTTCTGACGGCAGGCGTCGCCTATCTCGGCGCGCTGCTAGTTTCGCCTGGCGGTGCCGGCACGGCCAGGGCGTCTGCGCTTTAA